A portion of the Aquipuribacter hungaricus genome contains these proteins:
- a CDS encoding NADH-quinone oxidoreductase subunit NuoB: MGIEEKLPAGILLGQVEQLVGLVRKSSVWPATFGLACCAIEMMAVGGPKYDIARFGMERFSASPRQADLMIVAGRVSQKMAPVVRQVYDQMPNPKWVIAMGVCASSGGMFNNYAIVQGVDHIVPVDVYLPGCPPRPEMLLDAILMLHDQIKGEKMGAHKVTAEAEAEERALAATPTVQMKGLLR, from the coding sequence ATGGGTATCGAGGAGAAGCTCCCGGCAGGGATCCTGCTGGGACAGGTGGAGCAGCTCGTCGGGCTCGTCCGCAAGTCGTCCGTCTGGCCGGCGACGTTCGGCCTGGCCTGCTGCGCCATCGAGATGATGGCCGTGGGCGGACCCAAGTACGACATCGCCCGGTTCGGCATGGAGCGGTTCTCCGCGAGCCCCCGCCAGGCCGACCTCATGATCGTCGCCGGCCGGGTGAGCCAGAAGATGGCCCCGGTCGTCCGCCAGGTCTACGACCAGATGCCCAACCCCAAGTGGGTCATCGCCATGGGCGTCTGCGCGTCCTCGGGCGGCATGTTTAACAACTACGCGATCGTCCAGGGCGTCGACCACATCGTGCCCGTCGACGTCTACCTGCCCGGCTGCCCGCCGCGCCCGGAGATGCTGCTGGACGCGATCCTCATGCTCCACGACCAGATCAAGGGCGAGAAGATGGGCGCGCACAAGGTCACGGCCGAGGCCGAGGCCGAGGAGCGCGCGCTCGCCGCCACCCCGACGGTCCAGATGAAGGGGCTGCTGCGGTGA